The following are encoded together in the Paraburkholderia sp. BL10I2N1 genome:
- a CDS encoding PAS domain-containing protein — protein MRKKKTSPVKDLLLNRYAPIADGIATLFFPYAEVVIHDLHDQTVLYLANNLSKREVGDDSALEEIDHAARERVIGPYEKLNWDGRRMRCVSNVLFDDSGEPAGMMCINFNIAVFEDVRSTLDLFIKGAGVVAQPDELFRDDWQDRINTFLHAWLRERQIGLNSLTRDHRRELVEALYAEGAFRGKSSANYVAAVLGMGRATVYKHLKQMKESGN, from the coding sequence ATGCGCAAGAAAAAGACTTCCCCCGTCAAGGATCTGCTGCTGAACCGCTATGCGCCGATCGCGGACGGTATCGCGACACTCTTTTTTCCGTACGCCGAGGTCGTGATTCACGATCTGCATGACCAAACCGTGCTGTATCTGGCGAACAATCTGTCGAAGCGCGAAGTCGGCGACGACTCGGCGCTGGAGGAAATCGATCACGCCGCGCGCGAGCGCGTGATCGGCCCGTACGAGAAGCTGAACTGGGATGGCCGGCGCATGCGCTGCGTGAGCAACGTGCTGTTCGACGACAGCGGCGAACCGGCCGGCATGATGTGCATCAACTTCAATATCGCGGTGTTCGAGGACGTGCGCTCGACGCTCGATCTCTTCATCAAGGGTGCGGGCGTCGTCGCGCAGCCGGACGAACTGTTCCGCGACGACTGGCAGGACCGCATCAACACGTTTCTGCATGCCTGGCTGCGCGAGCGGCAGATCGGCCTCAATTCGCTGACCCGCGATCATCGTCGTGAACTGGTGGAGGCGTTGTATGCCGAAGGCGCATTCCGCGGCAAGAGCTCGGCGAATTACGTCGCGGCAGTGCTCGGTATGGGCCGCGCGACGGTATACAAGCATTTGAAGCAGATGAAGGAAAGTGGGAACTGA
- a CDS encoding DUF2964 family protein: MVRLEPRIILAAIATFVALGGIAVSIHGLLYDEDQVMWSGVVAIGLGIAAMVVMLNPLHKKSA; encoded by the coding sequence ATGGTGCGACTTGAACCAAGGATAATACTGGCCGCCATCGCGACGTTTGTCGCGCTGGGCGGCATAGCGGTGTCGATCCACGGCTTGTTATACGACGAGGACCAGGTGATGTGGTCGGGCGTCGTGGCGATCGGCCTCGGTATTGCCGCAATGGTCGTGATGCTCAACCCGTTGCACAAGAAGAGCGCCTAG
- a CDS encoding DUF1488 domain-containing protein: MQIIFLNETPEYSGRELTLAFPAMVDGERVECMITAEALEDHFGAASPRQEDMIGAFDTHRERIEAATRRLLSETRAQCLVLRSGYVRFYEANWRN; the protein is encoded by the coding sequence ATGCAGATCATTTTCCTGAACGAAACCCCTGAGTATTCAGGGCGAGAACTGACCCTGGCGTTCCCGGCGATGGTCGATGGTGAAAGGGTGGAATGCATGATCACCGCGGAAGCACTCGAAGACCATTTTGGCGCGGCGTCGCCACGTCAGGAAGATATGATCGGGGCTTTCGATACGCATCGCGAACGAATCGAAGCCGCGACGCGCCGGTTGCTGTCGGAAACGCGCGCGCAGTGTCTGGTGCTGCGCAGCGGCTATGTCCGCTTCTACGAGGCGAACTGGCGTAACTGA
- a CDS encoding sigma-54-dependent Fis family transcriptional regulator, whose translation MTHRSATPPVAGRPDVIAQAHARSLRVGLRESETPDFHPLRRPVLRELVERNHSLYTHALPVMETLHAQIVDTQSMVLLTDNHGVILHSLGDSDFVEKANRVALCPGVSWAEADRGTNAIGTALVDGQPTIVHADEHFLHANHILTCSCAPIVDPFGRTIGALDVSGDTRGFHKHTLALVRMSAQMIENHLFANQFADLIRIHFHARTEFIGTLFEGLAAFAPDGAFLSANRSALFQFGQPLATLQRQTFPELFGMPIAALLQHTARKPGECVTLTLPSGVRVIARSDYAAAVRQVFSPASADAEGEIGLRPARARGTQQPAASVTFETLDTGDVQMAAVLRRVERVRGRDIPILVLGRTGTGKEWLARAIHRDSPRRDAPFVAVNCASLPDTLIEAELFGYEDGAFTGAKKRGSVGKIVQADGGTLFLDEIGDMPLAQQVRLMRVLQERTVVPLGGTRAIPVDLRVVCATHRNLRSMIQAGTFREDLYYRINGLVVTLPALVERSDLCVLVKRILELQRDSDAVPLRVSAAVLGRFTRCRWPGNLRQLANVLRTAGIMAEGEDEIGVEHLPEDFLQDCDAAPCDDPVWADAAQPGNAPAAPSRMQDVQTTLIEQTLTRHGGNVSATARELGLARNTIYRYLRQRPSH comes from the coding sequence GTGACCCATCGTTCCGCCACGCCCCCCGTGGCGGGCCGGCCCGACGTGATTGCGCAGGCTCATGCGCGCTCGCTCCGGGTTGGCCTGCGCGAATCTGAGACGCCCGATTTCCATCCGTTGCGCCGCCCGGTGCTGCGCGAGCTCGTCGAGCGCAATCACTCGCTGTACACGCATGCGCTGCCGGTCATGGAGACGCTGCACGCGCAGATCGTCGATACGCAAAGCATGGTGCTGCTCACCGACAACCACGGCGTGATCCTGCACAGCCTCGGCGACAGCGATTTCGTCGAAAAGGCGAATCGCGTCGCGCTGTGCCCCGGCGTGTCGTGGGCGGAAGCGGATCGCGGCACGAACGCGATCGGGACGGCACTCGTCGACGGGCAACCGACCATCGTGCATGCCGACGAGCATTTTCTGCACGCGAATCACATCCTCACCTGCTCGTGCGCCCCCATCGTCGATCCGTTCGGCCGCACGATCGGCGCGCTCGACGTAAGCGGCGACACGCGCGGCTTTCACAAGCACACGCTGGCGCTGGTGCGGATGTCCGCGCAGATGATCGAAAACCATCTGTTCGCCAACCAGTTCGCGGACTTGATCCGCATCCACTTTCACGCACGCACCGAATTCATCGGCACGCTGTTCGAAGGGCTCGCCGCGTTCGCGCCGGACGGCGCGTTTCTGTCCGCAAACCGCAGTGCGCTGTTCCAGTTCGGGCAGCCGCTTGCGACCCTCCAGCGGCAGACGTTCCCCGAGCTTTTCGGCATGCCGATCGCCGCGCTGTTGCAGCACACGGCCCGCAAGCCCGGCGAATGCGTCACCCTGACCCTCCCGAGCGGCGTGCGCGTCATCGCCCGCAGCGACTATGCGGCGGCCGTCCGGCAGGTGTTCAGCCCGGCCTCGGCCGACGCTGAAGGCGAGATCGGCCTGCGGCCGGCGAGAGCGCGTGGTACGCAGCAGCCCGCAGCCAGCGTTACGTTCGAGACGCTCGATACCGGCGATGTGCAGATGGCCGCAGTGCTCCGGCGGGTCGAAAGGGTGCGCGGCCGCGACATTCCCATTCTGGTGCTCGGCCGCACGGGTACCGGCAAGGAGTGGCTCGCGCGCGCGATCCATCGCGATTCACCGCGCCGCGATGCGCCGTTCGTCGCGGTGAACTGTGCATCGCTGCCGGATACGCTGATCGAAGCCGAACTGTTCGGCTACGAAGACGGTGCATTCACGGGGGCGAAAAAGCGCGGCAGCGTCGGCAAAATCGTCCAGGCCGACGGCGGCACCCTGTTTCTCGATGAAATCGGCGACATGCCGCTCGCGCAGCAGGTGCGCCTGATGCGCGTGCTGCAGGAACGCACCGTGGTGCCGCTCGGCGGCACGCGCGCGATTCCCGTCGATCTGCGCGTCGTCTGCGCGACCCACCGCAACCTGCGATCGATGATCCAGGCGGGTACGTTCAGGGAAGACCTGTACTACCGGATCAACGGGCTGGTCGTGACGTTGCCCGCGCTCGTCGAGCGGTCGGATCTGTGCGTACTGGTCAAGCGGATTCTCGAATTGCAGCGCGACAGCGACGCCGTGCCGTTGCGCGTCTCCGCTGCAGTCCTCGGACGCTTTACCCGTTGCCGCTGGCCGGGGAATCTGCGGCAACTCGCCAACGTGCTGCGCACGGCGGGCATCATGGCCGAAGGCGAAGACGAGATCGGCGTCGAGCATCTGCCGGAGGATTTCCTGCAGGATTGCGACGCTGCGCCTTGTGACGATCCGGTTTGGGCTGACGCTGCGCAACCCGGCAACGCACCTGCCGCACCGTCCCGCATGCAGGACGTGCAGACGACGTTAATCGAACAGACGCTGACGCGTCACGGCGGCAACGTCTCCGCGACCGCGCGCGAACTGGGGCTGGCGCGCAATACCATCTACCGCTATCTGCGCCAGCGCCCTTCACATTGA
- a CDS encoding YqaE/Pmp3 family membrane protein has protein sequence MRLLLALIVPWFQFFTIGRPLAGIICLILQLTIVGWIPAAIWSVYALSQYNTDRKIERALGPRR, from the coding sequence ATGCGTCTATTGCTTGCCCTCATCGTGCCGTGGTTTCAGTTTTTCACGATTGGGCGTCCGCTCGCTGGGATCATCTGCCTGATCCTGCAACTGACGATCGTCGGCTGGATTCCGGCTGCGATCTGGTCCGTCTATGCGCTCAGCCAGTACAACACCGACCGCAAGATCGAGCGCGCGCTGGGGCCACGGCGCTGA
- a CDS encoding 2Fe-2S iron-sulfur cluster-binding protein, translated as MSENSSPVPACRVFAVRVEPSGRTFEAPESLTILEAASFDGLRLPRSCRNGTCRTCMCHMNAGRVRYTIEWPGLSKEEKVEGFILPCVAIAESDLVIEVPHATEI; from the coding sequence ATGTCCGAAAACTCCTCTCCCGTCCCTGCCTGCCGGGTTTTTGCCGTCCGCGTCGAACCGTCGGGACGCACATTCGAAGCGCCCGAGTCGCTCACCATTCTGGAAGCCGCCAGCTTTGACGGTTTGCGTTTGCCGAGGTCGTGCCGCAATGGCACGTGCCGGACCTGCATGTGCCATATGAACGCAGGCCGCGTGCGGTATACGATCGAATGGCCGGGTCTGAGCAAGGAGGAGAAGGTTGAGGGCTTTATCCTGCCCTGCGTCGCGATCGCTGAGTCGGATCTCGTCATCGAGGTGCCGCACGCGACGGAAATCTGA
- a CDS encoding DUF1653 domain-containing protein, with product MRFQHYKGGIYELVCEATLESDPTVTMIVYRAANGTIWTRPASVFFELVERDGTMVPRFKPID from the coding sequence GTGCGCTTTCAGCACTACAAGGGCGGCATTTACGAACTGGTCTGCGAGGCGACGCTCGAATCGGACCCGACGGTCACCATGATCGTCTACCGAGCGGCCAATGGTACGATCTGGACACGTCCAGCTTCGGTGTTCTTCGAACTGGTCGAGCGCGACGGCACGATGGTGCCGCGCTTCAAACCGATCGATTGA